One genomic segment of Patescibacteria group bacterium includes these proteins:
- a CDS encoding phosphomannomutase/phosphoglucomutase, with protein sequence MTLNPKIFKSYDIRGIYPDELNEATAFLAGQAYANLTGVKKVAIGRDMRIGSDSLGERFAAGLADQGVNVDDLGQVPIDAVYFSVGHYKYDGGIMVTASHNPKEYNGFKMVVRDNGIEMIRGNQLYEFLRGKNFASKEPRGEIKERDVIFDYLKHVLSFADMGEIKPFKIVVDAGNGMAGKVMPLLFAKLPCRLIPLNFELDGNFPAHPSNPLLPESKVQISEKVREENANFGIIMDGDTDRLFFTDEKGEFIQADTTLLILAKYFLKKEPGAGIAYNAICSRAVREKVKDWGGRPLRAAVGFVNVAKAMKDNGGIMGGEVSAHYCFRDNYYADSGFIAFVILLALISKEEKKLSEIVSGLNPYYRLDEINMKTEKTEEIIAAARERFKDGAQDELDGLTVEYKDWWINIRPSNTEPLLRITIEGETKEIAEEKEKEVREFLEKNL encoded by the coding sequence ATGACTCTAAATCCAAAAATATTCAAATCTTACGATATCCGGGGAATTTATCCGGATGAGCTGAATGAAGCCACCGCTTTTTTAGCCGGTCAGGCCTATGCCAACTTAACCGGCGTGAAAAAGGTGGCAATCGGCCGGGATATGAGAATCGGCTCTGACAGTCTCGGGGAAAGATTTGCCGCCGGTTTGGCTGACCAGGGGGTTAATGTTGACGATTTGGGCCAGGTGCCGATTGATGCGGTTTATTTTTCTGTCGGCCATTATAAATATGACGGCGGAATAATGGTGACGGCTTCGCATAACCCGAAAGAATATAACGGCTTTAAGATGGTGGTGAGAGATAACGGCATAGAGATGATACGGGGAAACCAATTATATGAATTTTTGCGCGGCAAAAATTTTGCTTCCAAAGAGCCAAGGGGTGAAATTAAAGAGAGAGATGTAATTTTCGATTATTTAAAGCATGTTTTATCTTTCGCCGATATGGGGGAAATCAAACCTTTTAAAATTGTGGTTGATGCCGGCAATGGCATGGCCGGAAAAGTTATGCCCTTGCTTTTTGCCAAATTGCCCTGCCGGCTAATTCCTTTGAATTTTGAGCTTGATGGAAATTTCCCCGCCCACCCTTCCAATCCTTTGCTGCCCGAATCAAAGGTACAGATTTCGGAAAAAGTAAGGGAAGAAAATGCGAATTTTGGCATAATAATGGATGGGGATACCGATCGTTTGTTTTTTACTGATGAAAAAGGAGAATTTATTCAAGCTGACACCACCCTGTTGATTTTAGCAAAATATTTTTTAAAAAAAGAACCGGGCGCCGGTATCGCCTATAACGCGATTTGCAGCCGGGCGGTTCGGGAAAAAGTAAAAGACTGGGGCGGCCGGCCTTTGCGCGCCGCCGTCGGGTTTGTCAATGTGGCCAAAGCCATGAAAGACAATGGCGGAATTATGGGGGGAGAAGTTTCGGCGCATTACTGTTTTCGGGACAATTATTACGCCGACTCCGGCTTTATTGCTTTTGTTATCCTCCTGGCCCTGATTTCCAAAGAGGAAAAAAAATTATCAGAAATTGTAAGCGGGCTTAATCCTTATTACCGTTTGGACGAAATCAATATGAAAACTGAAAAAACCGAAGAAATAATAGCGGCCGCTCGGGAAAGATTTAAAGACGGGGCGCAGGATGAATTGGACGGCTTAACCGTTGAATATAAAGATTGGTGGATTAATATTCGGCCGTCCAATACCGAGCCATTGCTTAGGATTACGATTGAGGGGGAAACGAAAGAAATCGCCGAGGAAAAAGAAAAAGAGGTAAGAGAATTTTTGGAAAAGAATCTTTAA
- a CDS encoding DUF5698 domain-containing protein, with protein MDYHLIIYFLAGVLQDFLLTLNWRFIAKEKAISAAVLSFAVTIVTMLVLYNILTQLDKQRSLIAIIVYALGISAGTILGIKTKITSKN; from the coding sequence ATGGATTATCATCTTATTATTTATTTTTTAGCTGGCGTTCTGCAAGACTTCTTACTAACCCTTAATTGGCGATTTATAGCTAAAGAGAAAGCTATTTCTGCGGCCGTTCTTTCTTTCGCCGTAACTATAGTAACAATGCTTGTGCTTTATAATATTTTAACCCAACTTGATAAGCAACGGAGTCTAATCGCAATTATAGTTTATGCTTTAGGCATAAGCGCGGGCACAATTTTGGGAATAAAAACAAAAATTACTTCTAAAAATTAA
- a CDS encoding HU family DNA-binding protein produces MNKAGLIEKIAEAAAVTKKQAEDMIETLVKTIVSELKSGGEVTIAGFGTFLARTRHARGGVNPQKPTERIKIPEVKVAKFKTGKNLKDALKGKI; encoded by the coding sequence ATGAATAAGGCAGGATTAATTGAAAAAATAGCCGAAGCCGCGGCCGTAACGAAAAAACAGGCTGAGGACATGATTGAAACTTTGGTAAAAACCATTGTCTCCGAATTAAAATCCGGGGGCGAGGTGACCATTGCCGGTTTTGGCACGTTTCTGGCCAGAACCCGCCACGCCCGGGGCGGTGTTAATCCGCAGAAACCGACGGAAAGAATTAAAATCCCTGAAGTAAAAGTGGCAAAATTCAAAACCGGAAAAAATTTAAAGGACGCTTTAAAAGGCAAAATATAA
- a CDS encoding TIGR00282 family metallophosphoesterase, with the protein MNLLFLGDINGKIGRQAVAKILPKLKKSKKIDLVFANAENIAHGTGVTEDTLKELKEAGVDYFTAGDHAFDKIKQIDCYEKFPIIRPANFPNGAPGQGYAVLEKGKYKILLINLIGRVFMAQDYDCPFREVDKILAKFAKKSVSAIIIDIHAEATSEKIALKHYLNGRASAIVGTHTHVMTADAEVSKEGTAYITDIGMVGFADGCIGVDKEGIIKTFLTQMKQPHFIPENGRTIFNAVLAEINPKNGKTKSIKPIIKTTNIE; encoded by the coding sequence TTAACGGCAAAATCGGCCGGCAAGCCGTGGCTAAAATTTTACCCAAACTAAAAAAGTCTAAAAAAATAGACCTCGTTTTTGCCAATGCGGAAAATATCGCCCACGGCACCGGCGTAACCGAAGATACCTTGAAAGAATTAAAAGAGGCCGGCGTGGATTATTTTACCGCCGGCGACCACGCTTTTGATAAAATAAAACAGATTGATTGCTATGAAAAATTTCCGATTATCCGGCCGGCCAATTTTCCGAACGGAGCGCCGGGGCAGGGTTATGCGGTTTTGGAAAAAGGAAAATATAAAATATTGCTAATTAATCTTATTGGCCGGGTATTTATGGCCCAAGATTACGACTGCCCTTTTAGGGAAGTGGATAAAATTCTGGCTAAGTTTGCAAAAAAAAGCGTATCTGCTATAATTATTGATATACATGCCGAAGCGACTTCGGAAAAAATTGCCTTAAAACATTATTTGAACGGACGAGCCAGCGCCATTGTCGGAACTCATACGCATGTTATGACTGCGGACGCGGAAGTTTCCAAGGAAGGAACAGCTTATATAACGGACATCGGCATGGTTGGTTTTGCTGACGGCTGCATCGGGGTCGATAAAGAAGGTATTATAAAAACTTTCTTAACCCAGATGAAACAACCGCACTTCATACCGGAAAACGGACGGACAATCTTTAATGCCGTTTTAGCCGAAATTAATCCTAAAAATGGAAAAACCAAAAGCATAAAACCGATAATTAAAACTACTAATATAGAATAA